One segment of Candidatus Melainabacteria bacterium DNA contains the following:
- the ccsB gene encoding c-type cytochrome biogenesis protein CcsB: MSDFQLALTNTAGVSSVMSFWVFVASNGVKKYHDKMMTAASIVMGVGFVALTLAIIARGVEAQRFPLANLYESLLWFAWATMGGYLALASAYGIRQLGWLAAMLAATMFLYGSWLPANQQTITPLVPALVSYWRQIHVPPLIVSYAMFFLSGLSSLLELFHARRKVSLTLSITTIVLAFTAIGLGTFTSVDTKWLQLLFVGASLTGTIGAYYALKIQSGEANQKQAEIYDDVSYRAIAIGFPLLTIGIITGGLWANHAWGTYWSWDPKESMALVTWLSYAAYIHLRVHHEASAEKLSVVSVAGLLLTLLTYLGFNSLGFGGLHSYGKFK, translated from the coding sequence ATGTCTGACTTCCAGTTAGCTTTGACAAACACAGCCGGCGTGTCATCAGTAATGTCATTCTGGGTCTTCGTCGCCTCCAATGGCGTCAAGAAATACCACGACAAGATGATGACAGCAGCATCAATAGTGATGGGTGTTGGCTTTGTGGCACTGACTCTGGCGATCATCGCGCGGGGCGTAGAAGCACAGAGGTTCCCACTGGCAAACCTCTATGAATCACTGCTCTGGTTCGCCTGGGCAACGATGGGCGGCTATCTGGCACTGGCAAGCGCATATGGCATTCGCCAGTTAGGCTGGCTGGCTGCTATGTTGGCGGCGACAATGTTCCTTTATGGCAGTTGGCTTCCTGCCAATCAGCAAACCATCACTCCACTGGTGCCGGCACTGGTGAGCTACTGGCGGCAAATTCATGTGCCACCATTGATAGTATCGTATGCGATGTTCTTCTTGAGCGGTTTGTCTAGCTTGCTTGAACTTTTCCATGCCAGACGCAAAGTCTCACTGACTTTGTCTATTACAACGATAGTGCTCGCCTTCACAGCGATCGGGCTGGGCACATTCACCTCAGTTGACACTAAATGGTTGCAACTACTCTTCGTCGGAGCCAGTCTCACGGGCACCATCGGCGCCTACTATGCGCTGAAAATTCAGAGCGGCGAAGCGAATCAGAAACAAGCGGAGATATATGATGATGTGAGCTATAGAGCCATCGCCATTGGCTTTCCACTGCTCACTATCGGTATCATCACTGGCGGGCTCTGGGCCAATCACGCCTGGGGCACATACTGGTCGTGGGACCCTAAAGAATCGATGGCTCTTGTAACGTGGCTGAGCTACGCCGCATACATCCATCTGCGCGTGCACCACGAGGCCTCTGCCGAAAAACTCTCGGTTGTATCGGTGGCCGGATTACTGCTCACACTGCTCACCTACCTGGGCTTCAATTCACTGGGCTTTGGCGGTTTGCACAGCTACGGCAAGTTCAAGTAA